In a genomic window of Gossypium arboreum isolate Shixiya-1 chromosome 9, ASM2569848v2, whole genome shotgun sequence:
- the LOC108454659 gene encoding uncharacterized protein LOC108454659, which translates to MGVEKEGSTNGGGYVGGFFQLFDWTAKSRKKLFSSKSDFPERSKQGKRSDGNIPMTRIHLMDEDEIGAGASFKGSSDYSCASSVTDDDMYGAKAPNVVARLMGLDSLPTSSEPYSTPFFDTQSLRDAHFRRRNLNYHHNEQIVYPDDRFNKMEGGPPRIVAELKLQKTVSKPIEKFRTESLPPKAAKTIPITHHKLLSPIKSPGFFPTMDAAHIMEAAARIIEPGPQVITRAKMPQVGSSSVPVKVRDFKEKMEAAQRKPPVCSSSVPVKVRDLKEKSETAHKTTRLTEITRKPVESNAVKFLKGQSMNKSWNGSIDTPTLRTSDTEEISSVLKSEGKSISLAIQAKFNVQKREGLNSSNRRSLLGTKDESEVKSNQHLKSQLSSRKSLHKRSSLHNVPGALRPNNQKQNCITDKGKLPSKPIGSNLHSRKVLPTDSASGRHKMSGKTVGNSKTGSRKFNIGATDSERGPYSSTKNLRKKRSMDRDSSFQKTQNVDSMLVEKTRKEDHDVTERSLNWVEDSKKKGMDVVSFTFTAPLTRSMETSMQIAEENNSSRMDNRGKRLLLDTESMKLSSLGYNVIGGDALSVLLEQKLRELSNAVESSCKKSLNSVSTSISTSFSQHPGHTPKHKFQGFDEMDECSSSHLDARQPSPVSILETSFSTESCNSSDSMDSYSIDGSKRCSSVQTLEVLRLSPLKKLRTLEADTELSDSASSISYSARSNHNIVVMSDPMLSSNWELEYVKLIFSNVELMFKDFAVGRARKIINPHLFDQLESRRGVEEESRLERKVLFDSVSECLDSRCRQYASGGCRIWSKGIAIMRRNERLAEEVYKEISRWRAMGDCMVDELVDDDMSSRYGKWLDFEVDGFELGVDIEGQIMNDLVDEMVAEMLIL; encoded by the exons ATGGGGGTCGAAAAAGAAGGTTCAACGAATGGAGGAGGTTATGTAGGTGGATTCTTTCAGCTATTCGACTGGACTGCGAAATCTCGGAAGAAGCTATTCTCAAGCAAGTCGGATTTTCCAG AGCGTTCCAAACAGGGAAAGAGAAGTGATGGGAACATACCGATGACACGAATCCATTTG ATGGACGAGGATGAAATTGGAGCTGGGGCAAGCTTCAAAGGAAGTAGTGATTATAGTTGTGCATCTTCAGTTACGGATGATGATATGTATGGAGCTAAGGCCCCAAATGTAGTTGCTCGGCTTATGGGACTAGATTCGTTACCTACATCTTCCGAGCCATACTCCACCCCATTTTTCGACACTCAATCTCTTCGAGATGCTCATTTTCGAAGGAGAAACCTTAATTATCATCATAATGAGCAAATAGTTTATCCAGATGATCGGTTCAATAAGATGGAGGGCGGCCCTCCAAGGATCGTTGCAGAACTGAAACTTCAGAAGACAGTCAGCAAACCTATAGAGAAATTCCGAACCGAAAGTTTGCCTCCAAAGGCTGCTAAAACAATTCCAATTACACACCATAAACTTTTGTCTCCGATCAAGAGTCCGGGTTTTTTTCCTACTATGGATGCTGCTCATATAATGGAAGCAGCTGCGAGAATTATCGAGCCTGGTCCCCAAGTCATCACTAGAGCCAAAATGCCGCAGGTCGGATCGTCCTCAGTTCCCGTGAAAGTTCGTGATTTCAAAGAGAAAATGGAGGCTGCACAAAGAAAGCCTCCGGTTTGTTCTTCTTCAGTGCCTGTGAAAGTTAGAGACTTAAAAGAGAAATCTGAAACTGCACATAAAACAACCCGACTCACTGAAATAACTCGGAAGCCAGTCGAGTCGAATGCTGTCAAGTTTCTTAAAGGACAATCGATGAACAAGAGCTGGAACGGATCAATAGACACACCAACGTTGCGGACTTCTGATACAGAGGAAATTTCTTCGGTTCTAAAGAGTGAGGGGAAATCTATTTCGCTTGCAATACAAGCAAAGTTCAATGTGCAGAAACGAGAAGGACTGAATTCAAGCAACCGCCGGAGTTTGTTAGGAACAAAAGATGAGAGTGAGGTTAAGTCAAACCAACACTTAAAGAGCCAACTAAGTTCTCGGAAGAGTTTGCATAAGAGATCTTCGTTGCACAATGTGCCAGGTGCACTCAGGCCAAACAATCAGAAGCAAAACTGTATAACTGATAAAGGAAAATTACCTTCAAAGCCAATAGGTTCCAACTTGCATAGTCGAAAAGTGCTGCCTACGGATTCTGCTTCAGGGCGACACAAAATGTCAGGTAAAACTGTTGGGAATTCCAAAACTGGATCGAGGAAGTTCAATATAGGTGCAACGGATAGTGAGCGAGGTCCATATTCTAGTACAAAGAACCTAAGGAAGAAAAGATCGATGGATAGAGATTCCAGTTTTCAGAAAACTCAGAATGTTGATAGTATGTTGGTGGAAAAAACCCGGAAGGAAGACCATGATGTTACTGAAAGAAGCCTCAACTGGGTCGAAGATAGTAAGAAGAAAGGCATGGATGTTGTCTCGTTCACATTCACTGCCCCACTTACTCGATCAATGGAGACATCTATGCAGATTGCAGAGGAAAATAACAGCAGTCGCATGGATAATCGGGGCAAGCGATTGTTGCTTGATACTGAGAGTATGAAGTTGTCTTCATTAGGATATAATGTGATAGGAGGAGATGCTTTAAGTGTGCTTTTGGAACAAAAGCTTCGCGAATTAAGCAATGCAGTCGAATCTTCCTGCAAGAAATCTCTCAACTCTGTATCAACTTCGATTTCAACATCATTTTCGCAACATCCAGGGCACACTCCGAAACACAAGTTTCAG GGATTTGATGAAATGGATGAATGCAGTAGTAGTCATCTCGATGCTCGGCAACCTAGTCCAGTTTCTATCCTCGAAACTTCTTTTTCAACTGAAAGCTGCAACTCTTCGGATAGCATGGACAGTTACAGTATAGACG GAAGCAAGCGGTGTTCATCGGTTCAAACTCTGGAAGTTCTTCGGCTGAGTCCTTTAAAGAAGTTACGCACACTTGAAGCTGACACGGAGTTATCGGATTCAGCTTCTTCAATATCATATTCAGCTAGAAGTAATCATAATATCGTTGTTATGTCAGATCCTATGCTATCGAGCAACTGGGAACTAGAATATGTGAAGCTTATATTTAGTAATGTGGAATTAATGTTCAAGGACTTTGCCGTTGGTCGAGCTCGTAAAATTATAAACCCTCATCTTTTCGATCAGTTGGAAAGCCGAAGAGGAGTTGAAGAGGAGTCTAGGCTTGAACGTAAGGTATTATTTGATTCAGTCAGTGAATGTCTAGACTCGAGATGCAGGCAGTATGCAAGTGGGGGATGTCGAATATGGTCCAAAGGGATAGCGATAATGAGAAGAAACGAACGGTTAGCTGAAGAAGTTTACAAGGAGATCTCAAGGTGGAGAGCCATGGGGGACTGTATGGTCGATGAGCTCGTCGACGACGACATGAGCAGTCGATATGGAAAATGGCTGGACTTTGAAGTTGATGGCTTTGAACTTGGAGTAGACATTGAAGGACAAATCATGAATGATTTGGTTGATGAAATGGTTGCTGAAATGTTAATATTGTAA
- the LOC108454606 gene encoding AMSH-like ubiquitin thioesterase 3 gives MKIDVNAMARRVEVDNRIPLRYYYRIADNLLKQASIYRDEKNIVDLYIILLRYSSLVSETIPFHRDYHVSLQKEKAMYRKRLLAVLDELESLKPKVHWRIEELNKARAGAKLLEPDGYKTTSYGSEKTSPLEWPHVNKGSSMNLDIKQPANMAVQSSWKYNNDRNQIDKQFQKLSLNIPLPNKETLSRHSFLGPNGLRGQWLGPSAEIKVQYPSNMDLVPAENSGPNQAGQYGPLAVKDGDPGQVGSAMESVLSLDYGRWLQPAEGSCHPLITEAKEDPFQFVSIKQPLPPPVLAQVQQDFTPIPPSRVADPRPGPAKPSEDGMSNTNSYQHLHVPVRMMEDFLRLARSNTEKNLETCGVLAGSLKNRVFHITTLIIPKQESTSDSCSTLNEEEIFEVQDKLSLFPLGWIHTHPTQTCFMSSVDLHTHYSYQIMLPEAIAIVMAPTDTSSPHGIFHLSDPGGVSIIRNCQQRGFHPHEEPLDGTPIYEHCSHVFMNPKIKFDVVDLR, from the exons ATGAAGATCGACGTTAATGCGATGGCTCGTAGAGTCGAAGTCGATAATCGAATTCCTCTCCGTTATTATTACCGAATCGCCGATAATCTCCTCAAACAG gcAAGCATTTACCGAGATGAAAAGAATATAGTAGATTTGTATATAATACTACTTAGATATTCAAG TTTGGTATCAGAAACTATACCATTTCATCGGGATTACCATGTTTCACTTCAGAAAGAAAAGGCTATGTATAGAAAG AGGCTTTTAGCTGTACTTGATGAGCTTGAATCTTTGAAACCAAAGGTTCACTGGAGAATTGAAGAACTAAATAAAGCTCGTGCAGGGGCTAAATTGCTTGAACCTGATGGCTATAAAACCACTTCCTATGGCTCCGAGAAGACATCACCTTTGGAGTGGCCCCATGTAAATAAAGGATCTAGTATGAACTTGGATATTAAGCAG CCTGCCAATATGGCTGTTCAATCTTCATGGAAGTATAACAATGATCGTAATCAAATTGACAAGCAGTTCCAGAAGTT GTCTCTCAATATACCACTTCCAAATAAAGAAACATTGTCTAGACACTCGTTTCTTGGTCCTAATGGTCTACGAGGCCAGTGGCTTGGACCTAGTGCTGAGATAAAG GTTCAATATCCAAGCAATATGGACTTGGTTCCTGCAGAAAATTCAGG GCCAAATCAGGCTGGACAATACGGTCCTTTGGCTGTAAAAGATGGTGATCCAGGACAGGTTGGTTCTGCAATGGAGTCAGTGCTCTCCTTAGATTATGGTCGATGGTTACAGCCTGCTGAGGGTTCGTGTCACCCTTTGATTACCGAAGCAAAGGAGGACCCTTTCCAGTTTGTCAGTATCAAACAACCTTTGCCTCCTCCTGTTCTTGCTCAAGTGCAGCAAGACTTTACTCCAATACCTCCATCAAGAGTGGCTGATCCAAGACCTGGTCCAGCAAAGCCATCTGAGGATGGAATGTCAAACACTAATTCATATCAGCATTTACATGTT CCAGTACGCATGATGGAGGATTTCTTACGACTAGCTCGGTCAAATACAGAAAAAAATTTGGAAACATGTGGTGTTCTAGCGGGATCATTG AAAAACAGGGTTTTCCATATCACCACACTTATAATCCCAAAGCAGGAGTCCACTTCAGATTCG TGTTCAACATTAAATGAAGAAGAAATTTTTGAAGTTCAAGATAAATTGTCTCTGTTTCCACTGGGTTGGATTCAT aCACACCCAACTCAGACTTGTTTCATGTCATCGGTTGATCTTCACACTCATTACTCATATCAG attatGTTACCAGAAGCAATTGCAATTGTTATGGCCCCTACCGATACATCCAG CCCACATGGTATCTTTCATCTGTCCGATCCAGGCGGTGTGTCCATCATTCGTAATTGTCAACAACGAGGATTTCATCCGCATGAGGAGCCTTTAGATGGAACACCAATCTATGAGCATTGCTCTCATGTATTTATGAACCCAAAGATAAAGTTCGACGTTGTTGATCTCCGGTGA